From Methanobrevibacter sp., a single genomic window includes:
- a CDS encoding type I DNA topoisomerase, giving the protein MKCPNCGGSLVKKDGKFGEFLSCENFPECRFSVDVNDNDIPIDGSSGKCPNCGGALVKKDGKFGEFLSCENFPECRFSVDVKKEQNEDDDVETCPECGGILKERNGKFGSFLGCENFPDCRFTRNL; this is encoded by the coding sequence ATGAAATGTCCGAATTGTGGTGGCTCTCTTGTTAAGAAGGATGGTAAGTTTGGTGAGTTTTTGAGTTGTGAGAATTTTCCTGAATGCAGGTTTTCCGTGGATGTGAATGATAACGACATCCCTATTGACGGATCATCCGGAAAGTGTCCGAATTGTGGTGGTGCTCTTGTTAAGAAGGATGGTAAGTTTGGTGAGTTTTTGAGTTGTGAGAATTTTCCTGAATGCAGGTTTTCCGTGGATGTGAAAAAGGAGCAAAATGAAGACGATGATGTTGAAACATGTCCAGAATGCGGGGGAATTCTTAAAGAAAGAAATGGGAAATTTGGTAGTTTTTTAGGATGCGAAAACTTTCCCGATTGTAGGTTTACCAGGAATTTGTAA
- a CDS encoding alpha/beta fold hydrolase: protein MNMKRIGIIMVCIIAVVAGAFFIYFGDYYHGTDVADEALKSTQNVNVTKIDEGYFFDGPGKDEAIIFYPGAKVEAKAYANLMNEIASDGVDCFLVDMPFNFAFFGSDKATPIIERYNYTQWAMSGHSLGGIVASSYANDHKDKIDDIVLLASYPSEKIDGKISMLSIYGDKDGVLNLESYKEAKKYWPENSIEKIISGGNHGNFGDYGLQKGDNKSIISSLDQQNKTAILIVEFLNS from the coding sequence ATGAATATGAAAAGAATAGGTATTATAATGGTCTGCATTATTGCAGTAGTCGCAGGTGCATTCTTCATCTACTTCGGAGACTATTATCATGGAACCGATGTGGCTGATGAGGCCTTGAAAAGCACTCAGAATGTAAACGTGACCAAAATCGATGAAGGGTACTTTTTTGACGGCCCTGGAAAAGATGAGGCAATAATATTCTATCCCGGAGCTAAGGTAGAGGCAAAGGCATATGCAAACTTGATGAATGAAATAGCTTCTGATGGAGTGGACTGCTTTTTGGTGGACATGCCATTTAACTTTGCATTTTTCGGAAGCGACAAGGCAACTCCAATAATTGAAAGGTACAACTACACCCAATGGGCAATGTCAGGCCATTCTTTAGGTGGAATAGTGGCCAGCAGCTATGCAAATGACCATAAGGATAAAATAGATGATATAGTGCTTCTCGCATCATATCCTTCAGAAAAAATCGACGGCAAAATCAGTATGCTATCCATCTATGGGGATAAGGACGGAGTCCTGAATCTGGAGTCATATAAGGAAGCTAAGAAATACTGGCCTGAAAATTCAATTGAAAAAATAATTTCCGGCGGAAACCATGGAAACTTTGGGGACTACGGACTTCAAAAGGGAGATAACAAGTCTATTATTTCAAGTTTGGATCAGCAGAACAAGACAGCTATTTTAATCGTGGAATTTTTAAATAGCTAA